tatatataaattagaagAGTTCTTTCACTCCTGGCGTATGCCATATATAATGAAGTTGAATCCATCACATTTGTCAGCCTATCGGACAAGAATCATATAGGGACGATATATAATGAAGTGTCACTTCATAAATATAGTGCTAAGTCGGTGGTCTATCAGTTTCGTTTTAACTGATCATGAATTCGTGATCTTATAATAGGACTCCCATGTAGTGTTTTCGTTTTGGTTGACATCCTACTATCCTAGTGTGAGATAAGTATAGATGCACTACGTTAAAAACAACCAATACATTCTTCTGGAGTGTTTATCTTCCcacttttctatatttttttgataaaatattgaatataaCAATGTTAGTAGAATTGAGAGTTCTCTGGAAGTTCCACTACCTTTAGGTTCCGATTACGTGTGCGGTGTGCCACTCTTGTTATAGCTTTAACGCGATGGTCGCTCAACGTGAACGACATTGTGCGTTCGTATCTCTCATTTAAGAAAGATAATAATCATTTGATGTGTATACACGTATCTAATTTCATTATAACGACTGTAATATTGTGTAACACATTTAGATTACGGCACGCAACAATGAAAATAATAGACTCTTCAAACCAAATCTATTAATTATTATCTTTAACAGTATATGGAAGCTTgagatatttaaattatatttaccaaGTTAACAACCCAAATATAAGTCAACATGTAATTTACTTGGAATAGCATCGGAGTATTAGTTTTGATAAGATCCCACATGTTAACAATTTATGGGAATCTCAATATACGAAGaatgaaaaactttttttttttggtaaaaaccttttttttgtcagcaaagagttataaacttttaaaattgtatttaaaatatgttttaacaaTAGtgtccaaaatatttaaacctTTAAGAATGTTAAAACGTGATATAGTGTCAATCTAAATTATGAAATACATAGTTTATAGTTGTTTTATTAAATACACAATAGATAACATGCATTTCACCTACCATAATATTTTTCACTATAAATAACTCCTTTTTGTAGCCTCACTTCGCTCATTCCAAACAATCAGTTCATTTGCATTGTGTGCAAGCTTTCAGTTTTGTTTCTTCACCTTCCCAAACTCTTCTCAAAGTTGCAAACCTTTATCGAagcaaattattttaaaaagaagaatCAACCTCCCTAAGAATGAAGATGAAGTTGGTTGTCGTTCAATTCTTCATTATCTCTCTTCTCCTCTCATCTTCTTTGTTTACGCTTTCAAACGCAGATTCATGTAAGTATACATAATTCATTTCATTATttagataaatatttatttgaatcTCACTGTCTAGATTTATATTTGGAATGATACATGAACTAGCACCATGCAATGGAAAATGCAATGCGAGATGTTCAAAGGCCGGAAGACAAGATCGGTGTCTCAAGTATTGCAATATATGTTGCGAGAAGTGTGATGATCATTGTGTTCCTTCAGGCACTTATGGAAACAAAGATGAGTGTCCTTGTTACCGCGATATGAAGAACTCCAAAGGCGAACCTAAATGTCCTTGAACATGTCTTGAAGATCATCCTCTCATAGACATCATATCTtttatatacacaaatattTACAATTGTTGTTGACACATGAAATAATGAGTTTCATATATTCCTATGTATGAAAAATGGGAAAGCTCCTGACAATAAAcgaaataattataattagttATATACTAAAGGTGAAGTTTGTGTACAAATATATGTATGAAGTATACATAGTAGGTTAatgaaaacaatatattgtATCAAAAGTTTATTACCGTGACAAGTTCAAATTAAGGTGATGATTTTTTTgctagtttttagattttggttttaggtttggcttttagtttttgcttttgatattttagtttttagtttttggtttttgtttttgtatttgtagtggattttagttttttgaaataacataaatggttgttttagattttagtttttggtttttatttatttcaattaataaaatgaaaatattaataatagtaacatgtttattctgaaaaaaaatataaaaaaatagatgacaaaaaaagaaatgcTATTGTCAACAATTAACATGTATTGTAAGTTGGATcatgaattttttatttgtattataaataattgtaaatttttgtaaacaacacaactaaaaaatattgtattttggttttttattttagttttttttgaaattttaaattttgttttctagatttttatttttctaaaatttgattaatgttttcttttttttctgttatttttaaaacgttttaacttatcaatttatttttaaaaacaaacttaaattactaaaagattatatcacaaattttcaataaataataCCAATAGATTattaacaaaacatataaactttacataaaagtaaaatttaaataattaattttattttattgacaaGTTTTAGAAATGTTCTTATTAGAAatttatcaatactattaaaagagaaggagttttaataaatctacttaaaaagttGTTTGAACCCTTTcattaactaataatatttttggtcTTACATTATTTGGACAAACAATATGTTGCCTTAaatttctctaacaatcatttagtcaaatttttatttatcggACCCATAtctttttgtaaacaaaaagattatatcatatatatacgaTCACATAAATTTGGTTCACGAAAATATTATCACATAcactttattatatttttctctaaatatGTCTCATTAActtcataattaaaataagtttaaaaatgatatattatgttaattttattttattgataaataacaatttaatatttaagataagtttaaaattatcaaaaacccaacaaatctttTTTTAGTGCTCAACAAAAAACCTACAAATCTATACTGTTAAATTAGCCAAAAACCtctcaaataaattttaagtttCACCAACTAATCAAAAGTAACTTTTATAAAATGCACAAAGATATAATGAAATGTGAGATTTGGGcattcgggtcttcgggtcaaATATAAATCGGTTTTTTTCAGGTCCAAGTTCTTTGGGTCTTGGCATTTATATCCAACTaagtatttgaatatattttttttgttaagatttGTTTCTTTTAGTTCCAGGTAAGTTTGAGTCAATATTCAAGTATTTGTAAAATTTACTATGTAATTTGGCTACGTAATGAGTCTAGCTCGGTTCGAGTATTTAggacaaaaaatctaaataatcctaaaagccaaaaaaatcaaaacacgaaaatactcaaaatcaaacatataccaaaaataactaaatatctaAAAGACCAAAATCTTACCCGAGAaccaaaaatatctaatattttaaatatatttttacaatttgaaattttacccAAAACCTGAAACTATAACAGAAAATGCGAATCcaaaatttacaataatatttttatactgaGAACATGTATGAATTActcaaatatacataatatgaaCAAAACATTCTAGGTACTTTGGATACCCGGAGTTCAATAGAGACCCGCAGgtccaaaaaaatctaataggTACTTTTTCTCAATCTTGAACTGAGCCTGTATTTCGTATTAGTTTGGTTCGTTTATCAAATTTAGGTAAAATTTTTATACTTAAGAAAGCGTTACATAAGAGTGTAGATAAAAAATCTCGAATAAACTTATTCataagttatataattttaaacaaatttatatatttgatataatacgactttataacataataatacaCAATATACTCAAAATACTATCTCATATCCAACTTCGTATATAACCCATAAAACCCGCGCTTTCGAAGCGCGGGTCGAAATCTAGttattgtattatatatacTAAACAAATGCTTTTTACTGAATCTTATTTGCTTATAGTAgttattgttttatttgttttcctgTGTTAGTGCATAAATAtagcaaaaatttaattaaaaaggaaacaatTGAGAAACTGccgttagattttgaaaaaatcataaaaacttggattttagtttttttatttatagaaaagacagttatttgaaaaaaactaGTTTCTGTAATCTGAATCTATTTCTCTAAAAGTTTGATCGTCTAGAAATGGTTTTACAAAAAAGGCTAAAAACTAATTCAAAAACTGCAAACATTAATTAAAGGTATTCACGAACCATCGAAACAGGATGGTGGAGAAGTTTGCTTTACTTTGGTCTTGAGTCTCGATGTAACACGTTTGCAATATGGCGTGACAGGTAAGTCAATTGcgaaatattatttatgaatCACAACAACACACCACggctatttttcaaaaaaaaaaaaaaacacaccacGGCTAGATGATGGCAAACATTAACAAAAAGACACAAGTCTCAGGAAGTGAAGATAAAATGTCTTAGATAGATAACtgcctaaagaaaaaaaagtttttcattgaaaattacTGTCTACTTTGAAAGTCTTCAGTAACTTTTGCGCAAACCAAATTATCTAGGAAAACAAGAGGAAAAACGATTACTGCCCTCTTAGCTCTGAGCTCAAACGAATTCATCATCTCACCATAAGGAGAAGCAGAAGTATTGACAGGGCAAAGAAGATTCTCTTGAAGTTGTTGCCTTTTCAGTAAAAGAAACCAAGAACTTTGCCACCAACATTATTTCTAttctaatagttttttttttcttttttaatttttagtattaAGATTTTATTCTGGTTGTTTTTCTCTAAGTTTTCGGAGATTTTTCATTTCGACGGTTTTTATAATAAGAGATATATTcgatttgtttctatttttgttgtaaTGGTTATCGTTCAACGGATTCTAGAGTATTTTTTGGAAGTGATCTCTTCCAAAACAGTTTTAACCaaagactagattttgacccgcgcttggaaagcgcggatttgtttttgtaattaaatatattgtaaacGAATTTCTATATAAGATAGTGTATAAGTTTGAACACATTTATCCAAAACCACGGACCAAACCGTACGAAGCTGAAAAACcaaaattgaattgaattgcATAAATAATATAGCAAATCATAAATCTATGACCGAAAAATtgaaaccgaaccgagaaccaaatgagtacctgaatttttaaataaaaattatatatttaaaaatattaattacattcaatttttaaataaccacatatcctaaaaatactatttataaaccggATAACACGAAAACTTGAATTAcccgaatatttttatttggttgataaataatttagttaaccaaaagtataatttatgtatataattatttatttcaaatatatataactatgtttaatataacacatagtatcaaaactattttcaaaataatattatgttttaaaataagtatattttttctaaaacacaatTCTACTGCATGTTTTAAAGTATCGATATAGTGTTAATAAATAACAAAGTGTTTTCAAAGTTTTAGAAGTTATCACTTATCGATTTATAATTGGTTAGACTAAATATCTAACAGGACCGAAGATAAATAGTCATTTTCTGAAAATATAACAGATGGAAAGATTGAACCGGTTTTATGTAGACCATAATCATATCTATGGATTTTTATAGGAACTGGTTTGGTATTAAAATAATACAACCAACTTGGAATATTAAGTTGTGACAAACATCGTTTAGTTTGTGAATGATAATTGAAGTGTTCATATATATAACATGGTTAATGAAATCAGTTTAGTTAATaaggttagtataaaataatggTTCATCtctgtaaaaaatatattttttacaatggatattatattttgtttatagtctTCGAATGtattatctattaaataaatcacaagtaaccatatactatataaatatagGGTGGACATTATTTAATATTAGCTCAAAATATTTATGATGGAATAATGCGTATATAGTAAACGTATAAGTACATAATTAGGTTAGTACCATTTTTTATGACTAATTTGCTTTTAATGAAGAATAATTAATAGTATGAGAAATAATAAGAATTCTAGTTAAATGAAATGGTCCAACTATGACttgttttaagtagattttttaggactccttctcttttaatagtattgataagatATATTTCTATTTCAAGAACTTTTATCGTGTGGGTAATAAAGGTTTGATTTGAACCTGTTGTAATGTGAGAAAGCACTTGAATTGTTAAAAAGCATAAAACAAGATCATTTTGATATTAATGAATTGTCATCATCCAACCCACTTTCGGAGCATATTTATCAGATCATATTTTCTATGGGTtagattattttttcaaaagattGTTTTGTTTCTCTGATGTGATATATCATATAACATGTTATGTTATTGTATTTGACAGATATTAttgaattttagaaaaaaaaatagacgaAAAAATTACTTGGTTAGTCTCCaagtattaattttaataaaaactagATATTGATCTGTGCAACCGCGCAgatgttatttttagttttatatgcatatatatttattttatatcattagtggtatacatttttaaattttaatcatatatttaaatgtttatataactatttcaaatacaataatctATAGTTTACATGTCataaataatcaattatttaaaaTCGTCACATGCATTAtttacttcttattatatatttatcttattgtattttcatttagcaattaaacaaattaatatgtgcatgaaaaaacatatttgaaaattattttgtatttaagttatgttaaatttttagtcgtccTTCAAAATTGGATTTTCctttagtaatatttttatgtttattcatcttatataatatattattgtatgtacaaaaatctaagatatgttaatttttatacatatattgttttttttatacatgtattgtTGTCTATTAATGTTAAGCCGTTTTATGGAAACATTGTAGTCtactggttaaggtttaaaggcttataCACCTAAGTATTGGGTTCGAATctcagactatgcaatttcttgcagattacAGAAAATTCAGGTCTCAAGTCACGAAGAGAGcgatttattaataaaaactacAGACGAAaggcttacaagagatcttcaacatggtgcaagtaaatctggtcaTGAATgaatcttcataggacggctcagat
Above is a window of Brassica napus cultivar Da-Ae chromosome A10, Da-Ae, whole genome shotgun sequence DNA encoding:
- the LOC106414334 gene encoding gibberellin-regulated protein 10; the encoded protein is MKMKLVVVQFFIISLLLSSSLFTLSNADSSPCNGKCNARCSKAGRQDRCLKYCNICCEKCDDHCVPSGTYGNKDECPCYRDMKNSKGEPKCP